From a single Cyprinus carpio isolate SPL01 chromosome A3, ASM1834038v1, whole genome shotgun sequence genomic region:
- the irgf4 gene encoding immunity-related GTPase family, f4, giving the protein MASQSEDDYICPVCCEIFKTPVFLSCSHSVCKECLKQFWRIKKTQECPVCRRRSSKDDPPVNLVLKNLCESLLKKRNEVCSSGSEEICSLHSEKLKLFCLEDKQPVCVVCINSQKHDNHKFRPIDEVVSSYKEELNTALKSLQKKLKHNETMKGDFEKTVENIKSQAENTERQIKQQFEKLHQFLRDEEEATLTALREEEEQKKQMMKEKLEEMNRHISALSHSIKDMEEMMKASDVCFLKKFPVSMERVQISSQPDPQMPSGALIHVPCYLGNLPFRVWKKMQDIVQNMSERRLVLLGRSGDGKSAAGNTILGQKEFRSEMGPTSVTRECSAAQATVSGRSVTVVDAPGFFDTEITHEESMIEIMKSVDLSSPGPHAFLIVFKVGRFIHEEQQILQMIEMMFGQEVLKYSIILFTCGDWLEDHSIEEYIKESRDLRRLVDQCGGRYHVFNNRDQSNREQVNDLLKKIDTMVEQNRRGHYSNQMYEDAQRRREDTKTGHGEKTAPKSKSGKCL; this is encoded by the exons ATGGCttcacagtctgaagatgattaTATTTGTCCTGTGTGCTGTGAGATCTTCAAGACTCCTGTGTTTCTGTCATGTAGTCACAGTGTCTGTAAAGAGTGTCTTAAGCAGTTCTGGAGAATCAAGAAAACTCAGGAGTGTCCCGTCTGCAGAAGAAGATCCTCAAAAGATGATCCTCCAGTTAATCTAGTGTTAAAAAACCTGTGTGAGTCACTCCTGAAGAAGAGAAATGAGGTTTGTTCATCAGGATCTGAGgagatctgcagtttacacagtgagaaactcaaactcttctgtctggaggacaaacagccggtgtgtgtagtgtgtattaaTTCACAGAAACACGACAATCATAAATTCAGACCCATTGATGAAGTGGTTTCATCATATAAG GAGGAGCTCAATACAGCACTGAAATCATTACAGAAGAAACTGAAACACAATGAAACAATGAAAGGAGATTTTGagaaaacagttgaaaacatcaAG TCTCAAGCTGAGAACACAGAGCGTcagattaaacagcagtttgagaagcttcatcagtttctcagagatgaagaagaagctacACTCACTGcactgagagaggaagaggagcagaagaagcagatgatgaaggagaagctggaggagatgaACAGACACATCTCAGCTCTTTCACACTCAATCAAAGACATGGAGGAGATGATGAAAGCCAGTGACGTCTGCTTTCTGAAG AAGTTTCCAGTCTCAATGGAAAG AGTCCAGATCTCATCACAGCCGGATCCACAGATGCCTTCTGGAGCTCTGATTCATGTGCCGTGTTACTTGGGCAACCTGCccttcagagtctggaagaagatgcaGGACATCGTCCAGAACA TGTCAGAAAGACGATTAGTGCTGCTGGGAAGAAGTGGTGATGGGAAGAGTGCAGCTGGAAACACAATACTGGGACAGAAAGAGTTCAGATCTGAGATGGGACCAACATCAGTGACACGTGAATGTTCAGCTGCTCAGGCCACTGTTTCAGGCAGATCTGTGACTGTAGTTGATGCTCCTGGATTCTTTGACACAGAGATTACACATGAGGAGTCAATGATagagatcatgaaaagtgttgattTATCCAGTCCTGGACCGCATGCTTTCCTTATTGTGTTTAAAGTAGGAAGATTCATACATGAGGAGCAGCAGATTCTTCAGATGATTGAGATGATGTTTGGTCAGGAGGTGTTAAAATACTCCATCATTCTCTTCACTTGTGGAGATTGGTTAGAAGACCATTCCATAGAGGAATACATAAAGGAGAGCAGAGATTTAAGACGTCTAGTTGATCAGTGTGGAGGCAGATATCATGTCTTCAACAACAGAGATCAGAGTAACAGAGAGCAGGTGAATGATCTGCTGAAGAAGATTGACACAATGGTAGAGCAGAACAGAAGAGGACACTACAGTAATCAGATGTATGAAGATGCTCAGAGAAGAAGAGAGGACACCAAGACAGGACACGGAGAGAAAACAGCACCAAAATCAAAGTCAGGAAAGTGTCTGTag